ATTTAGAATCTTTGGAATATAGCGCTGGAACTTCTTGAATTAAAGTCGCAGCTTCATTGGTTTGACTGTATAAAAAAGAATTATAACGATAAGCATTCTCAGCCATTTGCTTTTCCAGCCAAAGTGTAATATTTGCTTTTAAAGAATGTTCGGGATCGCTACAGCTATCGCAAACCAAACGTAAAATCTTTCTAGCCGAGGAAATAATATCTTTTCGTAAAGGCTCGCCTAAAATGGCTAAATCCTTTTTTATTTTATCTATTTGAGGTGTTTTACTACAGTGGCAAGTCGCAATATTAGCAACCTCCAAAAACTCATCACGTTCTTTTTTGATGGGATTGAGGTTAGCTTTCCAAGCTGTTTTCTTGGCTTCTTTTGCTCGCTTTTTGGAATTATTTTCTATTTCATTCAATTCTTCTGATGAAGCTATTCCTTGTTCAATAATCCATTCGCGCATACGCAAAATCCCATCAAAATCTTTTTCCCACTGCAATCGTTCTTCCGATTTATAACGTTCGTGCGAACCCGATGTGGAATGCCCTTGCGGCTGTGTAACTTCGGTAATGTGAAACAAAACAGGATTATGTTCTGCACGACAATGATCGATTCCCTCTTTGTAGATTTCCACCAAATTGGCATAATCCCAAGCTTTTCCTTTTAATATTTTAAAGCCTTTTCCTTTTTCGTTATTTTCGAAACCACTCAAAACTTCAGAAATATTTTGTTTGGTTGTTTGATATTTATTGGGAACTGAAATTCCCCAACCATCGTCCCAAACAGAAATAGCCATTGG
The genomic region above belongs to Bacteroidales bacterium and contains:
- a CDS encoding thiamine pyrophosphate-dependent dehydrogenase E1 component subunit alpha; this translates as MTKIKNKYINDYKSEVLNDFYIANLSRQLSLLGRREVLTGKAKFGIFGDGKEIPQLAMAKVFQKGDWRSGYYRDQTFMLAAGMMEPEEFFAQLYGDTNTKNSPANGGRLMNNHFATRSLDENGQWKNLMEQKNSSADISPTAGQMPRLLGLALASKLFKENTDLHAFDSFTHKGNEVAFGTIGDSSTSEGHFWETINAAGVMQVPMAISVWDDGWGISVPNKYQTTKQNISEVLSGFENNEKGKGFKILKGKAWDYANLVEIYKEGIDHCRAEHNPVLFHITEVTQPQGHSTSGSHERYKSEERLQWEKDFDGILRMREWIIEQGIASSEELNEIENNSKKRAKEAKKTAWKANLNPIKKERDEFLEVANIATCHCSKTPQIDKIKKDLAILGEPLRKDIISSARKILRLVCDSCSDPEHSLKANITLWLEKQMAENAYRYNSFLYSQTNEAATLIQEVPALYSKDSK